The proteins below come from a single Acaryochloris sp. CCMEE 5410 genomic window:
- a CDS encoding fatty acyl-AMP ligase: MEYNVAETKNWDAKVEATGPPKVDSLVDLLRYRAAHQPSHQGFTFLVDGEEETLHLTYAELDAKARAIAAALQSACQPGDRALLVYQPGLEYVAAFFGCLYAGVTAVPIYPPRPNRSLMRLQSVIADSQAIFALTTSQILSKLERQLIDAPELRALKWLATDSLSVTEPRQAWQEIHPQGQDLAFLQYTSGSTATPKGVMITHHNLLQNLALIHQCFEHSSQCQGVIWLPPYHDMGLIGGILQPLYGGFPVALMSPFMFLQSPIRWLQAISRYRATTSGGPNFAYDLCLRKIKPEQLETLDLSSWRVAFNGAEPISAQTLEDFATKFAPCGFRPEAFFPCYGLAEATLIVSGGQRQAKPALKTVQGAALEQHQVVSAHLGDTDARTLVGCGTALQGQEIVIANPETLQQCPAEEVGEIWVSGQSIAQGYWRQSDVSRQTFQAHLADTGAGPFLRTGDYGFLVGSELFVTGRLKDVIIINGRNHYPQDIELTVVQSYPGIRPNCAAAFSITEAGEERLVVVAELERNYINRYQKNGKKPSSQPPQLNNFVPPTSLTGESEPAAVEKDILTQIRRAVAKDHDLQIHALLLLKPGSIPKTSSGKIQRFTCRAKFLEGDLESVAKSVPRA; this comes from the coding sequence ATGGAGTATAACGTGGCTGAAACAAAAAATTGGGATGCCAAGGTCGAAGCAACGGGTCCGCCAAAGGTGGACAGTTTGGTGGATTTACTCCGCTATCGAGCCGCTCACCAGCCTAGCCATCAAGGCTTCACCTTTTTAGTGGATGGCGAGGAAGAAACCCTCCATCTGACCTATGCGGAGTTGGATGCCAAAGCCCGTGCGATCGCAGCTGCGCTACAGTCTGCCTGTCAACCCGGTGATCGCGCTCTACTGGTCTATCAGCCCGGATTAGAGTATGTTGCCGCTTTCTTTGGCTGCCTCTATGCAGGCGTTACGGCGGTCCCCATTTATCCACCCCGCCCGAATCGCTCCCTGATGCGCTTGCAGAGTGTGATCGCGGACTCCCAAGCCATTTTTGCCCTGACCACCTCTCAAATTCTGTCGAAGCTAGAACGACAGTTGATTGATGCCCCAGAGTTAAGGGCCCTAAAGTGGTTGGCCACCGATAGCCTTAGCGTCACCGAACCCCGTCAAGCTTGGCAAGAGATTCATCCCCAGGGCCAAGATTTAGCCTTTCTTCAATACACCTCTGGCTCAACCGCAACGCCCAAAGGGGTGATGATTACCCATCACAATCTGTTGCAGAACCTGGCGCTGATTCACCAATGCTTTGAGCACAGTTCCCAGTGCCAAGGGGTGATTTGGCTACCGCCCTACCATGATATGGGTTTAATCGGCGGGATTTTGCAGCCCTTATACGGCGGATTCCCCGTAGCCCTGATGTCTCCCTTTATGTTTTTGCAAAGTCCGATTCGCTGGCTCCAAGCCATTTCTCGCTATCGAGCCACCACTAGCGGCGGGCCAAATTTTGCTTATGATTTATGTCTGCGCAAGATCAAGCCAGAGCAGCTTGAAACCCTGGACCTAAGCTCTTGGCGGGTGGCCTTTAATGGCGCAGAACCCATCAGTGCTCAAACCCTCGAAGATTTTGCCACCAAGTTCGCTCCCTGCGGATTTCGGCCTGAAGCCTTTTTCCCCTGCTATGGCCTTGCCGAAGCCACCCTGATCGTTTCTGGGGGACAGAGACAGGCCAAACCTGCGCTTAAAACGGTCCAAGGGGCAGCCTTAGAACAACATCAAGTCGTCTCTGCTCACTTAGGAGATACCGATGCTCGCACCTTAGTGGGCTGCGGCACTGCCCTCCAAGGTCAAGAAATTGTGATTGCTAATCCTGAAACCCTCCAACAATGTCCAGCCGAAGAAGTCGGCGAAATTTGGGTGTCTGGCCAAAGCATTGCCCAGGGATACTGGCGGCAATCGGACGTATCTCGGCAAACCTTTCAGGCTCATTTAGCCGATACCGGAGCTGGCCCCTTTTTACGCACCGGAGACTATGGCTTTTTGGTGGGCTCCGAGCTGTTTGTGACCGGTCGCTTAAAGGACGTGATTATTATCAATGGCCGTAATCATTATCCCCAGGACATTGAGTTGACCGTCGTCCAAAGCTATCCGGGTATTCGACCCAATTGTGCTGCAGCATTTTCGATTACGGAAGCCGGGGAAGAACGGCTAGTCGTGGTGGCGGAATTGGAGCGGAATTATATCAACCGCTATCAAAAAAATGGCAAGAAGCCCTCTTCCCAACCGCCTCAGCTCAATAATTTTGTCCCCCCCACCAGCCTGACGGGAGAGTCAGAACCTGCCGCCGTCGAAAAAGATATTCTCACTCAAATCCGTCGAGCTGTTGCCAAAGACCATGACCTGCAGATTCATGCCCTGTTGTTGCTCAAACCCGGCAGTATTCCCAAGACCTCTAGTGGTAAAATTCAGCGGTTTACCTGTAGAGCCAAATTTCTAGAGGGAGACTTAGAGAGCGTGGCCAAGAGCGTGCCCCGCGCCTAA
- a CDS encoding aspartyl/asparaginyl beta-hydroxylase domain-containing protein, which yields MSALSQFYTDFKTKNREVALKAGEGLLRQLERIIRTSSLVGNSTFFDPDQFAWVKTFEDNWQVIRKELDEILKYRDDLPNFQDISPDQYNITNDQRWKTFFFYAYGVTAEQNCRLCPETAKLLSSIPGVKTAFFSILLPQKQIPPHRGPFNGVLRYHLGLIIPEAASDCGIRVGEDVRHWQEGKSLVFDDSFEHEAWNNTDEVRVVLFVDIVRPLKFPASLLNQFIIQLIAWSPYIKDAETNQKKWDQRLQGLFKSKTNS from the coding sequence ATGAGTGCATTGAGCCAGTTTTACACCGATTTCAAAACCAAGAACCGTGAGGTTGCCCTCAAAGCAGGAGAAGGCTTGTTGCGTCAGTTGGAGCGGATCATCCGAACCTCTTCTTTAGTGGGCAACTCAACCTTCTTCGATCCTGATCAGTTTGCATGGGTCAAAACCTTCGAAGATAACTGGCAGGTGATTCGCAAGGAACTCGATGAGATTCTTAAATATAGAGACGACCTACCAAATTTTCAAGATATTTCCCCGGATCAGTACAACATCACCAATGATCAGCGCTGGAAAACCTTTTTCTTCTATGCCTATGGAGTGACGGCAGAGCAAAACTGTCGCCTCTGCCCGGAAACGGCCAAGCTGTTGTCCAGTATCCCCGGGGTGAAGACGGCTTTTTTCTCGATTTTGCTGCCCCAAAAGCAAATCCCACCCCACCGAGGTCCGTTTAATGGGGTGCTGCGCTACCATTTGGGCTTGATCATTCCTGAGGCTGCCTCAGACTGTGGGATTCGAGTGGGAGAAGATGTCCGCCATTGGCAAGAAGGCAAGAGCCTCGTGTTCGATGACTCCTTCGAGCACGAAGCCTGGAATAATACCGACGAAGTTCGGGTGGTTCTTTTTGTTGATATTGTCCGTCCCCTCAAATTCCCTGCATCCCTGCTGAATCAATTTATTATTCAGCTGATTGCCTGGTCTCCCTATATCAAGGATGCCGAGACCAATCAAAAGAAATGGGACCAGCGGTTACAAGGGCTGTTCAAATCGAAAACGAATTCATAA
- a CDS encoding aspartyl/asparaginyl beta-hydroxylase domain-containing protein yields the protein MKEFLETLMRKHIGGLVSRSSLVGHKTFFDPQIFSWVPLLEQNWRTIRQELEQVLQYQEALPNFEELVEYDADLTKDTQWKMFAFYAYGIKAEKNCDRCPETTRLIEQIPGLKTAFFSILLPHQRIPPHRGPYNGVLRYHLGLMVPEATDQCGIRVGKDIRHWQEGQSLVFDDSFEHTAWNDTDSVRVVLFLDVVRPVKFPISLLNQAVIQLFSWSPYIQGAAANQKKWDKRLDAVLAAKGTQ from the coding sequence GTGAAAGAATTTCTCGAAACTTTAATGCGCAAGCATATTGGGGGTTTGGTTTCGCGTTCGTCCCTTGTGGGCCACAAAACCTTCTTTGACCCCCAAATATTTAGCTGGGTCCCTCTTTTGGAACAGAACTGGCGAACCATTCGTCAGGAACTGGAACAGGTTCTTCAATATCAAGAGGCATTGCCCAATTTTGAAGAGTTGGTGGAGTATGACGCCGACCTCACCAAAGATACCCAGTGGAAAATGTTCGCCTTCTACGCCTACGGGATTAAAGCCGAAAAGAATTGCGATCGCTGCCCGGAAACCACCCGGCTGATCGAACAAATTCCGGGGTTGAAAACTGCCTTTTTCTCGATTTTGCTGCCCCATCAGCGCATCCCGCCTCATCGGGGGCCCTATAACGGGGTGCTGCGCTATCACCTCGGGTTGATGGTGCCGGAGGCCACAGACCAATGCGGTATTCGTGTCGGTAAGGATATTCGCCATTGGCAAGAAGGCCAAAGTCTCGTCTTCGATGATTCCTTCGAACATACGGCCTGGAACGACACGGATAGTGTGCGCGTTGTCCTGTTCTTGGATGTGGTCCGACCCGTCAAATTTCCCATCTCTCTGCTGAACCAAGCCGTGATTCAACTCTTCTCTTGGTCCCCCTATATTCAAGGCGCAGCCGCCAATCAAAAGAAATGGGACAAGCGATTGGATGCCGTATTGGCTGCGAAAGGGACCCAATAG
- a CDS encoding aspartyl/asparaginyl beta-hydroxylase domain-containing protein — MNVLSQPDGNWQAKIRQRFLKAAEQLLRRFEGLIESHSLVGNTPFIETQPFPWVKQLEHNWPTIAQELEDILQYQDELPNFQDLSPDQYRLTQDDRWKTFFFYAFGVKAAQNCARCPQTSQLIESIPGMKTAFFSILLPHKHIPEHCGVFKGVVRYHLALKVPQPETQCRLRVADQIRHWQQGQGLVFDDRFPHEVWNDSDEVRVVLIIDVIRPLRFPVSLLNQTLIRLISWSPFVQDAKKLQNQWEQRLGAIMKHSDASVRHQTLRID; from the coding sequence ATGAATGTTCTCAGTCAACCGGATGGAAATTGGCAGGCCAAAATTCGCCAACGCTTTCTCAAGGCAGCCGAGCAGCTCCTGCGGCGGTTCGAAGGTCTAATCGAGTCCCACTCCCTAGTGGGCAATACGCCGTTTATCGAGACTCAACCGTTCCCCTGGGTCAAGCAGCTAGAACATAACTGGCCCACCATTGCCCAAGAATTGGAGGATATTCTCCAATATCAAGATGAGCTGCCCAATTTCCAAGATTTATCGCCGGATCAGTATCGTCTCACCCAAGACGATCGCTGGAAGACCTTCTTCTTCTATGCCTTTGGGGTGAAAGCGGCCCAGAACTGCGCCCGCTGTCCTCAAACCAGCCAGCTGATTGAATCGATTCCGGGCATGAAAACGGCCTTTTTCTCTATCCTGCTGCCCCATAAACATATTCCCGAGCATTGCGGGGTCTTTAAGGGGGTGGTTCGGTACCATCTGGCCCTGAAAGTGCCTCAACCAGAAACTCAATGTCGTCTCCGGGTGGCAGACCAAATTCGCCATTGGCAGCAGGGGCAGGGGTTAGTCTTTGATGATCGATTTCCCCATGAGGTTTGGAACGATAGCGACGAGGTGCGGGTTGTCCTGATTATTGATGTGATCCGCCCCCTGCGATTTCCTGTCTCGCTGCTCAATCAGACCCTGATTCGCCTAATTTCCTGGTCGCCTTTTGTCCAGGATGCTAAAAAGCTTCAAAACCAGTGGGAACAGCGCCTAGGCGCGATTATGAAACATTCTGATGCCAGCGTTAGGCATCAAACGTTAAGGATTGATTAA